In the Candidatus Neomarinimicrobiota bacterium genome, one interval contains:
- a CDS encoding polyprenyl synthetase family protein, whose amino-acid sequence MTDFKRYYGQYVSWFNDQLNACLLPEKPEDLYGPIRYAFHAGGKRIRPALLAAMADSYGISRESSRFPAMAVEMIHLFSLIHDDIMDNDNMRHGKPAIHVQWDINTGILSGDALFTLAFQTILKSDLSVRNAILPVFIQSILHVCEGQSYDLSFEPSETVRIEDYLQMIELKTGRLLSGAAQIGALLGNAGEEDIQIIEAVILATGRAFQLQDDLLELTSNPENMGKSLGSDLIEKKKTFLLLTAYSLCNEKERSHLDSMLTPDYISKNGISRIRDFFESLGAVRKTEERIEQEIDRAYRLAGKLPDSQKKLIRSFTSFIMSRTK is encoded by the coding sequence GTGACTGATTTTAAAAGATACTACGGGCAATATGTTTCCTGGTTCAATGATCAGTTGAATGCTTGTCTCTTACCGGAAAAACCCGAAGATTTATATGGTCCCATCCGCTACGCTTTCCATGCCGGAGGAAAACGGATCAGACCTGCTTTATTGGCAGCTATGGCAGACAGTTACGGAATCAGTCGGGAAAGCTCTCGTTTTCCCGCCATGGCGGTTGAAATGATCCATCTTTTTTCACTGATTCATGATGATATTATGGATAATGACAACATGCGCCACGGCAAACCGGCCATCCACGTCCAATGGGATATTAATACCGGCATCCTTTCCGGAGATGCATTATTCACCCTGGCATTTCAGACAATCTTAAAGAGTGACCTGTCTGTCCGAAACGCCATCCTGCCGGTATTTATCCAATCCATCCTCCACGTTTGTGAAGGCCAGAGCTACGATTTATCCTTTGAGCCATCGGAAACAGTCCGGATTGAAGATTATCTTCAGATGATTGAATTAAAAACCGGCCGCTTACTCAGTGGAGCAGCTCAGATCGGGGCGTTGCTGGGAAATGCCGGTGAGGAGGATATTCAGATCATTGAAGCGGTGATTCTTGCAACCGGAAGAGCCTTTCAGTTGCAGGATGACTTACTGGAACTCACCAGTAATCCGGAAAATATGGGAAAAAGTCTGGGAAGTGATCTGATTGAGAAGAAGAAGACATTCCTTTTGCTTACGGCTTACTCCCTGTGCAATGAAAAAGAGAGAAGCCATCTTGATTCTATGCTGACACCTGACTATATTTCCAAAAATGGCATAAGCAGAATCAGGGACTTTTTCGAATCGCTGGGCGCGGTGAGAAAAACCGAAGAACGAATTGAACAGGAAATTGACAGGGCTTACAGGCTGGCCGGAAAATTACCGGACAGTCAGAAAAAGCTCATTCGCTCATTCACATCATTCATTATGAGCAGGACCAAATAA
- a CDS encoding phosphomannomutase/phosphoglucomutase encodes MNPFIFREYDIRGIVQEDFTDEVVINLGKGFGTWLVRHGAKSMNLSGDVRDTTPRLKKLFAKGVLSTGIDVIDIGILPTPLNYYSLFKRDVDAGVQITGSHNPPEFNGFKLSYQKKAFFGERIQEIRKLIEQKDFETGKGKLSEDNRIKEEYIEEVTQGITLERPLKVVLDSGNAAGGMVAPELFRRLGAEVTELYCDVDPSFPNHHPDPTVEKNVKDLMKMMATGKYDLGVAFDGDADRIGVVDDKGRIIWADQVMSIFLREMIKKPGTPIVFDVKCSQVLEDEIRRLGGEPLMWKTGHSLLKQKMLDSGAPFGGEMSGHIFIKDGYYGYDDAIYVAVRFAQLLSRSDKPLYAYYDELPKFVSTPEIRLAAESDTAKFEIAKKAVDYFSQRYDCITVDGVRVKFEDGWGLVRASNTQPIIVVRFEARTEKRLKEIQNLIMNKLAEFGTLKEE; translated from the coding sequence ATGAATCCTTTTATCTTTCGGGAGTATGACATCAGGGGAATCGTTCAGGAGGACTTCACGGATGAAGTCGTTATCAATTTGGGGAAGGGTTTCGGAACCTGGCTGGTGCGTCACGGTGCCAAATCCATGAATCTGAGCGGTGATGTCCGCGATACAACCCCCCGCCTGAAAAAACTCTTTGCAAAAGGTGTTTTATCCACCGGTATTGATGTGATTGATATCGGAATCCTCCCGACACCCCTCAACTATTACAGTCTGTTCAAGCGGGATGTGGATGCCGGTGTACAGATTACAGGAAGTCACAATCCTCCTGAATTCAACGGTTTTAAATTATCCTACCAGAAAAAGGCTTTCTTCGGCGAACGAATTCAGGAAATCCGGAAACTGATCGAACAGAAGGATTTTGAAACCGGCAAAGGAAAGTTGTCGGAGGATAACCGGATTAAAGAAGAATATATTGAAGAAGTTACACAGGGCATTACACTGGAAAGACCGTTGAAAGTCGTTCTCGATTCAGGAAACGCTGCCGGTGGTATGGTTGCCCCGGAACTTTTTCGCCGCCTTGGCGCAGAGGTGACAGAACTCTATTGTGATGTGGATCCTTCTTTTCCCAATCATCATCCGGATCCCACAGTAGAAAAAAATGTAAAAGATTTAATGAAAATGATGGCAACGGGAAAATATGACCTGGGTGTTGCCTTTGACGGTGATGCTGACCGGATCGGGGTGGTTGACGATAAGGGCCGCATTATCTGGGCGGATCAGGTGATGAGTATATTCCTCCGGGAAATGATAAAAAAACCGGGGACACCCATTGTATTTGATGTAAAGTGTTCACAGGTTCTGGAAGACGAAATCCGCCGGTTGGGCGGTGAACCACTCATGTGGAAAACAGGACACAGTCTGCTGAAACAGAAGATGCTGGATTCAGGCGCTCCCTTTGGCGGAGAAATGAGCGGCCATATCTTTATCAAAGACGGATATTACGGCTACGACGATGCTATTTATGTAGCAGTACGCTTTGCGCAGCTTTTATCACGTTCCGATAAACCCCTCTATGCTTATTATGACGAACTCCCCAAATTTGTCTCTACCCCGGAAATCCGCCTGGCGGCTGAATCGGATACAGCCAAGTTTGAGATAGCGAAAAAAGCTGTGGACTATTTCAGTCAGCGCTACGATTGTATCACTGTAGATGGTGTCCGGGTGAAATTTGAAGATGGGTGGGGACTTGTGAGAGCATCCAATACACAACCCATCATTGTTGTGCGTTTTGAAGCCCGGACCGAAAAAAGGCTGAAAGAAATCCAAAATCTCATAATGAATAAACTGGCGGAATTCGGAACTTTAAAAGAAGAATGA
- the ubiB gene encoding 2-polyprenylphenol 6-hydroxylase, whose amino-acid sequence MPSNRLIRNYRNLKRYHQIISVFVRYGFGDIISRLSLDYFIQAVKYKNIKKSQFEKISIAARLRMAFEELGPTFVKFGQVLSIRPDMLPESFIEEFKKLQDNVPPFSGEQAIEEIETQLGKSVEELYSSFDATPIASASIAQVHRAMTNTHEQVIIKIQRPNIQNMIDTDLRILSDLAKLIEKNVQESHLFSPCRIVSEFSKTIQSELNFYREGQNIERFHKNFADDKTVYIPKVYWELTTDRILTMEYIDGIKISKVDELEASGLNKKIIAINGAQLVLKQIFEYGFFHADPHPGNIFVLPDNIIAPLDFGMVGSLDEEEMEAVGALLTAFVKKDVKKIISVLVNLGIMENALDIRNLKIDLSDFLDRYYQVPLFQLDIGKILNEIIAIMRNHHIQLPAELTLMGKALVTEESVGRTLDPEFDMVSLAKPYVEKMMIRKLDPRRHLRDFSDTLDEFIRLFKILPSEIRVITAKVKTGEIKIQFEHRGLDNLIAGLNRTGNRLSFSLIVAALIIGSSLIAHSEKGPQIHDLSVLGIFGYLIAAFFGLWLVITIFRNR is encoded by the coding sequence ATGCCGTCAAACAGATTAATCCGCAACTATCGCAATCTAAAACGCTATCACCAAATTATATCCGTATTTGTCCGGTATGGATTTGGCGATATTATCAGCCGGCTCAGTCTCGATTATTTTATCCAAGCAGTTAAATATAAAAATATTAAGAAGAGTCAGTTCGAAAAAATTTCGATTGCCGCGCGTCTGCGCATGGCTTTTGAAGAATTGGGACCGACTTTTGTCAAATTTGGACAGGTACTGAGTATTCGACCGGATATGCTACCGGAAAGCTTTATTGAAGAATTTAAAAAGCTACAGGACAATGTTCCTCCATTTTCAGGTGAACAGGCGATCGAGGAAATTGAAACGCAGCTGGGAAAATCCGTTGAGGAATTATACTCATCTTTTGATGCAACACCGATAGCGTCGGCTTCAATTGCCCAGGTCCACCGTGCGATGACCAACACTCATGAACAGGTGATCATCAAGATTCAACGTCCGAATATACAGAACATGATCGACACCGATCTGCGTATTCTGTCTGATTTAGCGAAATTGATTGAAAAGAACGTCCAGGAAAGTCATCTGTTTTCTCCATGCAGAATCGTCAGTGAATTTTCGAAAACAATTCAGAGCGAACTCAATTTTTATCGGGAAGGACAGAATATTGAGCGGTTCCATAAAAATTTTGCAGATGATAAAACAGTCTATATACCGAAGGTTTATTGGGAGCTGACGACTGATCGAATTCTGACGATGGAATATATTGACGGGATTAAGATTTCGAAAGTAGACGAGCTGGAAGCGTCCGGATTGAATAAAAAAATAATTGCCATCAACGGCGCGCAATTGGTTTTAAAACAAATTTTCGAGTACGGCTTTTTTCATGCCGATCCGCATCCGGGAAATATTTTTGTCTTGCCAGACAACATAATTGCTCCGTTGGATTTCGGAATGGTGGGCAGTCTGGATGAAGAAGAAATGGAAGCTGTGGGGGCATTACTCACAGCATTTGTGAAAAAAGATGTAAAAAAGATCATCAGCGTCCTGGTCAATCTTGGGATAATGGAAAATGCACTGGATATTCGGAATTTAAAAATAGATTTATCAGATTTCCTCGACCGTTATTATCAGGTGCCTTTATTCCAGTTGGATATAGGAAAAATCCTCAATGAAATAATCGCGATTATGCGAAATCATCATATTCAATTGCCCGCTGAATTGACGTTAATGGGAAAAGCCCTGGTCACCGAGGAAAGCGTCGGTCGAACATTGGATCCGGAATTTGACATGGTTTCTCTGGCGAAACCTTATGTGGAAAAAATGATGATTCGTAAACTGGATCCTCGCCGACATTTACGGGATTTTTCCGACACTCTCGATGAATTTATCCGTCTCTTCAAAATATTACCCTCTGAAATCAGGGTGATTACAGCAAAAGTGAAAACCGGTGAGATCAAAATCCAGTTTGAGCATCGCGGCCTGGATAATCTTATCGCGGGATTGAACCGCACTGGTAATCGTCTATCGTTTAGTTTAATCGTTGCCGCACTTATTATCGGCTCTTCGCTGATAGCGCATAGTGAAAAGGGTCCGCAAATCCATGATTTGTCCGTTTTGGGAATTTTCGGCTATCTCATCGCCGCTTTTTTTGGGCTGTGGCTTGTAATAACAATTTTCAGGAACAGATAA
- a CDS encoding polyhydroxyalkanoate synthesis regulator, with product MFDLFKKAVLMGLGAVTITKEKVEQIVDELIKKGELTEGERSKAIRDLLMKAQEQEKAFNEKVSTVVKNTIEKLDLASRKDIERLEKKIDELKNQ from the coding sequence ATGTTTGATTTATTCAAAAAAGCAGTGCTTATGGGTCTGGGCGCCGTTACAATCACTAAAGAGAAAGTCGAGCAAATCGTCGATGAACTCATCAAAAAGGGTGAATTGACCGAAGGTGAGCGGTCCAAAGCCATTCGCGATTTACTGATGAAAGCCCAGGAGCAGGAAAAGGCATTCAATGAAAAAGTGAGTACAGTAGTTAAGAATACCATCGAGAAATTAGACCTTGCTTCGCGGAAAGATATTGAGAGATTAGAGAAAAAGATCGATGAACTGAAGAATCAGTAA
- a CDS encoding patatin-like phospholipase family protein, with protein MIGKFLENKKVGLVLGSGSAKGLSHIGVIKYLEEHGIRIDFIAGSSIGAMIGGAYAAGVSINEIESIALKTDLASSVKYFRPTISKSGLISGSKVKEFLKDIVGDIEIENLKIPFAATGTDIFTGQEITFNKGYLVEAIRASISVPIIFQPVIHEDKILVDGGLVNPLPINVVQNMGADFVIAVNVMPSLDRIIPNNRQKDNPILQAFRKGGTDKASAIGKYLDVLNLDAKWFERLFNKKRTYRIPNLKKIGSLSIYITQRKLAQLTIETYRSDILIEPNIPFAGFFDFYKAREIIDIGYKAAQKAFCENKLLTK; from the coding sequence ATGATTGGCAAATTTCTTGAAAATAAAAAAGTCGGTTTGGTTCTTGGTAGTGGATCGGCAAAAGGACTGTCTCATATCGGTGTCATTAAATACCTCGAAGAACACGGCATCAGGATTGATTTTATCGCTGGCAGTAGTATCGGCGCCATGATTGGTGGCGCTTATGCCGCGGGAGTAAGCATTAATGAAATTGAATCTATTGCACTCAAAACCGATTTGGCTTCATCGGTGAAATATTTTAGACCGACTATTTCGAAATCCGGTCTGATAAGCGGATCAAAAGTAAAAGAATTTCTAAAAGATATAGTCGGAGATATAGAAATTGAAAATCTTAAAATTCCTTTTGCAGCGACAGGGACTGATATTTTCACCGGACAGGAAATTACTTTTAACAAAGGGTATCTGGTTGAGGCAATCCGAGCCAGTATTTCAGTGCCGATCATTTTCCAGCCGGTAATTCACGAAGACAAAATATTGGTTGATGGCGGTTTAGTTAATCCTCTCCCTATCAACGTCGTCCAAAACATGGGGGCTGATTTTGTCATAGCTGTAAACGTGATGCCATCATTGGATAGGATAATTCCAAATAACCGGCAGAAGGATAATCCAATTTTACAGGCATTCCGCAAAGGCGGGACAGACAAGGCATCTGCGATAGGGAAATATTTGGATGTTCTAAACCTCGATGCTAAATGGTTCGAACGGTTGTTTAATAAGAAAAGGACTTACAGGATTCCTAATTTAAAAAAGATAGGAAGCCTTTCTATTTATATTACCCAAAGGAAATTGGCGCAACTTACCATCGAAACGTATCGATCTGACATATTGATTGAACCAAATATCCCTTTTGCTGGTTTTTTTGATTTCTACAAAGCCAGGGAAATAATCGATATCGGCTATAAAGCCGCTCAAAAAGCTTTCTGTGAAAACAAACTTTTAACAAAATAA
- a CDS encoding type 2 isopentenyl-diphosphate Delta-isomerase gives MSTRERKDEHLELFKRFDLSVTGSTNGFENWDWVPAETAGIQYDRVDTSLSFLGYSISFPLMIAAISGGSEEGNKLNEALAECAEIEKIPLGIGSVRSFLENHEGLSVLQQLRKIAPDIPLISNIGITQLRDPHLRRKLPALTRDGQFDAIAVHFNKIQELIQPEGDTDFTGITDALSCLIEESDIPIIAKQVGHGFSGNDIRQLWQTGIRFLDLGGRGGTSWAKAERLRKGDVTEKDPFDTWGLSTAHCLKTALEICPGMFCIAGGGIHTGHDVAKGIALGARLCSSANTVYQAYHKNGREGILNTLRHMRTVLKQIMYLTGCSTLTTFRNNPNILRQNRD, from the coding sequence ATGAGCACACGGGAACGGAAAGACGAACACCTGGAATTATTCAAACGGTTTGATTTATCCGTGACAGGGTCAACAAACGGGTTTGAAAACTGGGACTGGGTTCCGGCAGAAACAGCCGGGATCCAATATGACCGTGTGGATACATCCCTTTCATTTCTGGGCTATTCCATCTCTTTTCCGTTGATGATTGCAGCCATATCCGGAGGATCGGAGGAAGGGAATAAACTTAACGAAGCTTTGGCAGAGTGTGCTGAAATTGAAAAAATCCCTCTTGGAATCGGATCAGTCCGAAGTTTTCTGGAAAATCATGAAGGCCTTTCAGTCTTACAGCAGCTTCGAAAGATTGCTCCAGACATTCCACTCATCAGTAATATCGGCATCACTCAGCTCAGGGATCCACATCTCAGAAGAAAATTACCGGCACTCACCCGGGACGGACAGTTTGATGCCATAGCAGTCCATTTCAACAAAATTCAGGAGTTGATACAGCCGGAAGGGGACACAGACTTCACGGGTATCACGGATGCGCTGAGTTGTCTTATTGAAGAATCGGATATTCCCATCATTGCCAAACAGGTAGGTCATGGATTTTCCGGGAATGATATCCGGCAATTATGGCAAACCGGCATCCGTTTTTTGGATCTTGGAGGGCGGGGAGGCACTTCCTGGGCCAAGGCTGAACGATTGCGAAAAGGAGATGTTACGGAAAAGGATCCTTTTGATACCTGGGGACTTTCAACAGCCCATTGTCTGAAAACGGCCCTGGAGATATGTCCCGGGATGTTCTGTATTGCCGGTGGAGGAATCCATACGGGGCACGATGTGGCAAAAGGAATTGCTCTGGGCGCTCGTCTCTGCTCTTCTGCCAATACCGTGTATCAGGCTTATCATAAAAATGGCAGGGAAGGCATCCTTAACACCCTTCGGCACATGAGGACAGTATTAAAGCAAATTATGTATTTAACCGGGTGTTCCACATTAACAACATTCCGAAACAACCCAAATATATTGAGACAAAACCGTGACTGA